One window of Leptotrichia sp. oral taxon 498 genomic DNA carries:
- the yajC gene encoding preprotein translocase subunit YajC, with protein sequence MKNATVIIFYVILMVIIFLPTYLANKKRKQQQKEMIDNFKVGDKVVTTGGILGTITNVLSETLEIKVDKNAKITVLKTSISSVEKK encoded by the coding sequence AAAAATGCAACTGTGATAATATTTTACGTGATTTTAATGGTAATTATATTTTTACCTACATATCTTGCAAATAAAAAAAGAAAACAGCAACAAAAAGAGATGATTGACAATTTTAAAGTTGGAGACAAAGTTGTTACAACTGGAGGGATTTTAGGGACAATTACAAATGTTTTGAGTGAAACTTTGGAAATTAAAGTTGATAAAAATGCAAAAATTACAGTTTTGAAAACATCTATTTCAAGCGTAGAAAAAAAATAA